Proteins from a genomic interval of Medicago truncatula cultivar Jemalong A17 chromosome 3, MtrunA17r5.0-ANR, whole genome shotgun sequence:
- the LOC120579528 gene encoding AT-hook motif nuclear-localized protein 17, which translates to MSLSSSSDDSSDQETPFNTSMNLTTGVGRSSSHQQTPTSIDSPNQLPTSPPYKKPRGRPPGSKNKPKPPLVITQDNEQAMKPVVIEVAAGTDVLEAVIQFALRSQTCLSILSASGTIANATIYYPLCRAPSFTLHGPFSLMSLTGTFLYPPSPPPLPIGCCSSSSSSSNPNVNPLEAPPPGMTFGITLAGVQGQVFGGIIGGKVIAGGDGVKVVCSLFKNPELHRAGGVILEADDVGDDDNNNVNGNGGSGGDEGGDPGASSSGAVGGGENVSGFNVPDPMPLNLAQSDPSFMPWNQPSHPHPPNY; encoded by the coding sequence ATGTCCCTCTCAAGCTCCTCGGATGACTCCTCAGACCAAGAAACCCCTTTCAACACATCGATGAACCTAACAACCGGTGTTGGACGATCCTCCTCTCACCAACAAACACCAACCTCAATTGATTCACCAAACCAGCTACCAACTTCACCACCCTACAAAAAGCCTCGTGGAAGACCACCTGGTtccaaaaacaaaccaaaaccaCCTCTTGTGATAACACAAGACAATGAACAAGCCATGAAACCTGTAGTCATTGAAGTAGCTGCAGGTACAGATGTTCTTGAAGCTGTCATCCAGTTTGCACTCCGTTCTCAAACATGTCTGAGCATTCTCTCTGCTTCTGGCACCATTGCCAATGCTACCATTTATTACCCTCTTTGTCGTGCTCCTTCTTTTACTCTTCATGGTCCTTTTTCTTTGATGAGTTTGACTGGTACTTTTTTGTACCCTCCTTCACCTCCACCACTTCCTATTGgttgttgttcttcttcttcttcttcctcaaacCCTAATGTGAATCCACTGGAAGCACCACCACCGGGTATGACCTTTGGGATTACTCTTGCCGGAGTACAGGGGCAAGTCTTTGGTGGGATTATTGGTGGAAAAGTTATAGCTGGTGGTGATGGGGTTAAGGTTGTCTGTTCTTTGTTTAAGAATCCCGAACTTCATAGAGCTGGTGGTGTTATTCTGGAAGCTGATGATGTTggtgatgatgataataataatgttaatgGAAATGGTGGTAGTGGTGGTGATGAAGGTGGTGATCCTGGTGCTAGTAGTAGTGGTGCTGTTGGTGGTGGTGAGAATGTGTCTGGTTTCAATGTTCCTGATCCAATGCCTCTGAATCTAGCACAATCTGATCCTAGCTTCATGCCTTGGAACCAACCCTCTCACCCCCATCCTCCTAATTACTGA